One Phaseolus vulgaris cultivar G19833 chromosome 2, P. vulgaris v2.0, whole genome shotgun sequence DNA window includes the following coding sequences:
- the LOC137812234 gene encoding integrin-linked protein kinase 1-like — MENIAAQLKRGISRQFSSGSLRKSMSRLFTRQASLDPRRNNQRFSFGRQSSLDPIRRSAEEEQAELTVPENLDSTMQLLFMACRGDVRGVEDLLNEGIDVNSIDLDGRTALHIAACEGHAEVARLLLTRKANIDARDRWGSTAAADAKYYGNTEIYYMLKARGAKVPKTRKTPMTVANPREVPEYELNPLELQVRKSDGISKGTYQVAKWNGTKVAVKILDKDSYTDPDTINSFKHELTLLERVRHPNVIQFVGAVTQNIPMMIVREYHAKGDLASYLQKKGRLSPSKLLCFALDIARGMNYLHECKPDPVIHCDLKPKNILLDNGGQLKIGGFGTVRLSLISPDEARLVQPDPNIDLSSLYVAPEIYKDEVFDRSVDAYSFGLIIYEMLEGTHPFHPKPSEEVMKMMCLEGKRPTFKIKTKHYPPDLKELIEECWDPTPVVRPTFSQVIVRLNKIVANCSKQGWWKDTFKLPWK; from the exons ATGGAAAACATTGCCGCGCAGCTGAAGCGCGGCATCTCGCGGCAGTTCTCGTCGGGGTCGCTGCGGAAGAGCATGAGCAGGCTGTTCACGCGGCAGGCCTCTCTGGATCCACGCCGGAACAACCAGCGGTTCAGCTTCGGGCGGCAGTCGTCGTTGGATCCGATACGGCGGAGCGCCGAAGAGGAGCAAGCGGAGCTCACCGTGCCCGAGAATCTTGACTCCACCATGCAGCTGCTCTTCATGGCGTGCCGCGGCGACGTCAGGGGAGTTGAGGATTTGCTCAACGAAGGCATCGACGTCAACAGCATCGACCTCGACGGCCGCACCGCCCTCCACATCGCCGCCTGCGAAGGTCACGCGGAAGTCGCTCGGCTCCTCCTCACCCGCAAGGCCAACATCGACGCTCGCGATCGCTGGGGCAGTACC GCGGCAGCTGATGCCAAATACTATGGAAATACAGAGATTTATTACATGTTGAAGGCTCGTGGAGCTAAAGTGCCG AAAACCAGAAAGACTCCAATGACCGTTGCAAATCCTCGAGAAGTTCCGGAATATGAACTCAACCCGTTAGAGCTACAGGTTCGGAAGAGCGATGGTATTTCCAAA GGAACATATCAAGTAGCTAAATGGAATGGCACAAAGGTTGCAGTGAAGATACTTGACAAGGACAGTTATACAGATCCTGATACCAT AAATTCCTTCAAACATGAGCTCACGTTATTAGAAAGGGTGCGACATCCCAATGTGATCCAGTTTGTTGGAGCTGTAACCCAAAATATACCTATGATGATTGTGCGTGAGTACCATGCTAAA GGTGACCTGGCAAGCTATCTCCAAAAGAAAGGGCGTTTGTCCCCATCAAAACTTCTATGTTTTGCTCTCGATATTGCTAG GGGCATGAACTATCTTCATGAATGCAAACCAGATCCGGTTATTCACTGTGATTTAAAGCCAAA AAATATTTTGCTGGATAATGGAGGGCAATTGAAGATAGGTGGATTTGGCACTGTGAGACTTTCTCTAATCTCACCTGATGAAGCAAGGCTGGTGCAGCCTGACCCTAACATTGATCTTTCAA GCTTGTACGTGGCACCGGAGATTTACAAAGATGAAGTATTCGATAGAAGTGTGGATGCATATTCTTTTGGTCTCATTATATATGAG ATGTTAGAGGGTACACATCCCTTCCATCCCAAGCCCTCGGAGGAGGTGATGAAAATGATGTGCTTAGAGGGGAAAAGACCGACATTCAAGatcaaaacaaaacattatCCACCGGATTTGAAAGA GTTGATTGAGGAGTGTTGGGATCCAACCCCTGTTGTCAGGCCAA